One bacterium HR11 DNA segment encodes these proteins:
- the nicB gene encoding Nicotinate dehydrogenase subunit B, producing MSWIKKLNFTPMFVLMAASLAMAVLGWVGLTRGIPSPDSTAQVARGRYLVTISHCNDCHTPWKMEPQGPAPDETRLLSGHPEDLKMPVPPRVDAPWGWYGAVTNTAFAGPWGTSYGANLTPDPDTGLGAWTEAIFIKAMRTGRHMGAGRPIMPPMPWQNVGRMTDADLKAIFAYLRTIPPIRNRVPDYEPPAGIGE from the coding sequence ATGTCTTGGATCAAGAAACTGAACTTCACGCCAATGTTCGTGCTAATGGCCGCCAGCCTGGCCATGGCCGTTTTGGGATGGGTCGGTCTGACGCGGGGCATTCCGTCGCCGGACTCGACCGCCCAAGTCGCCCGGGGCCGGTACCTGGTGACGATCAGCCACTGTAATGACTGCCACACGCCCTGGAAGATGGAGCCCCAGGGACCGGCCCCGGATGAGACCCGGCTCTTATCGGGCCATCCCGAGGACCTGAAGATGCCGGTCCCGCCGCGTGTCGATGCGCCCTGGGGCTGGTACGGAGCCGTGACCAACACCGCCTTTGCGGGGCCGTGGGGGACCTCCTACGGAGCGAACTTGACACCAGACCCGGACACGGGTCTGGGGGCATGGACCGAGGCGATCTTCATCAAGGCCATGCGAACAGGCCGCCATATGGGCGCCGGCCGGCCCATCATGCCCCCGATGCCCTGGCAGAACGTAGGCCGCATGACGGACGCCGACCTGAAGGCGATCTTCGCCTATCTGCGGACGATTCCCCCGATTCGGAATCGTGTGCCGGACTATGAACCGCCGGCAGGGATAGGCGAGTAG
- the hod gene encoding 1H-3-hydroxy-4-oxoquinaldine 2,4-dioxygenase, producing the protein MPHVESHGIRISYDDHGRGEPALLFMPGWCGSRRVFDELARRCVLQRRTLALDWRGHGQSERPTTDFGFSDLADDALAVIDASQAEQVVPVALSHAGWVAIELRRRLGPRIPKLVLLDWIVLEAPPPFLGALQALQDPAQWHQTRERLFSLWLQGLDIPELVHYVREDMGSYPFEMWARAGREISAAYAKAGSPLQALAALDPPVPVLHLYAQPDDPGWLAAQQSFAAARPWFQVSKLEARSHFPMYEVPAEMAKAIEGFIV; encoded by the coding sequence ATGCCCCACGTTGAGTCGCACGGAATACGAATCAGCTACGACGACCATGGCCGGGGAGAGCCGGCGCTCCTCTTCATGCCCGGTTGGTGTGGGAGTCGCAGGGTCTTTGACGAACTCGCCCGGCGCTGTGTCCTGCAGAGACGCACGCTTGCCCTCGACTGGCGCGGACATGGACAGTCAGAAAGGCCCACGACTGATTTTGGATTCAGCGATCTGGCCGACGACGCGCTCGCCGTGATCGATGCGAGTCAGGCAGAGCAGGTGGTGCCGGTCGCGCTGTCCCACGCCGGCTGGGTCGCCATCGAACTTCGCCGCAGGCTCGGTCCCCGCATCCCCAAGCTTGTGCTACTCGACTGGATCGTCCTCGAAGCGCCGCCGCCCTTTCTTGGGGCGCTACAAGCGCTCCAGGATCCTGCGCAATGGCACCAAACGCGCGAACGACTCTTCTCCCTGTGGCTCCAGGGATTGGACATCCCTGAGTTGGTGCACTATGTCCGCGAGGATATGGGTTCGTATCCCTTTGAGATGTGGGCCCGCGCAGGCCGCGAGATCAGCGCTGCGTATGCGAAGGCCGGGAGCCCCCTCCAGGCGCTCGCGGCCCTGGACCCGCCGGTGCCGGTTTTGCATCTCTATGCCCAGCCGGACGATCCTGGATGGTTGGCGGCCCAGCAGTCGTTTGCGGCCGCCCGTCCCTGGTTTCAGGTGTCGAAGCTGGAAGCGCGTAGCCACTTCCCGATGTACGAAGTGCCGGCCGAGATGGCGAAGGCTATCGAGGGCTTTATAGTCTGA
- the carA gene encoding Carbamoyl-phosphate synthase small chain: protein MEAILALEDGSYYVGQPLGASTERWGELVFTTAMTGYQEVLTDPSFKGQIVIMTHPHIGNYGLNPADVESIRPWVEGFVVADPSPFYSHRQGHWNLHTYLRQWGIPGIAEVDTRALVRKIRSQGAMRAVISTVPADPQALVAKARQSPSMVGADWVRAVSPAEPFWAVPAEAPRPQAWILEGLAAGLRPVPMNSAGVPSEPDPSAPLVVVYDYGVKWGILRALLQRSCRVLVVPARTPTEDVLRLRPQGVVLSNGPGDPAALPGIVREVRRLIGRVPLLGICLGHQVLGLAFRGRTYKLLFGHRGANQPVKDEPLRKVLITTQNHGFAVDPDSLPPEVVPTHWHLNDGTLEGFRHRDLPIIAVQFHPEASPGPHDALYLFDEFIQMVRAQDNVSDHRPQTTDHRP from the coding sequence ATGGAAGCGATTCTGGCCCTGGAAGACGGCTCCTACTACGTCGGTCAGCCTCTCGGCGCCTCGACGGAGCGCTGGGGCGAGCTGGTATTTACGACGGCCATGACGGGCTACCAGGAAGTCTTGACCGACCCTTCGTTCAAGGGCCAGATCGTCATCATGACCCATCCCCACATCGGCAACTACGGCCTGAATCCGGCGGACGTCGAGAGTATCCGTCCCTGGGTCGAGGGCTTTGTCGTCGCCGACCCGAGCCCCTTTTACAGCCATCGCCAGGGGCATTGGAACCTCCACACGTACCTCCGCCAGTGGGGCATCCCGGGCATTGCCGAGGTCGATACCCGGGCCCTCGTCCGAAAAATCCGCTCCCAGGGGGCCATGCGGGCCGTGATCTCGACCGTGCCGGCCGACCCGCAGGCCCTGGTCGCCAAAGCCCGCCAGAGCCCTTCGATGGTCGGGGCCGACTGGGTCCGGGCCGTCTCCCCGGCGGAGCCCTTCTGGGCCGTCCCGGCGGAAGCGCCTCGGCCCCAGGCGTGGATCCTCGAAGGCTTGGCGGCCGGCCTTCGACCGGTCCCGATGAATTCGGCCGGCGTCCCGTCTGAGCCAGACCCGTCGGCGCCTCTCGTCGTCGTCTACGACTACGGCGTCAAGTGGGGCATCCTGCGGGCCTTGCTCCAGCGGTCCTGCCGGGTGCTGGTCGTCCCGGCCCGGACGCCGACCGAGGACGTCTTGCGCTTGCGACCCCAAGGCGTCGTCCTCTCGAACGGTCCCGGCGACCCGGCCGCCCTGCCCGGGATCGTCCGGGAAGTCCGACGCCTGATCGGGCGCGTCCCCCTGCTGGGCATCTGCCTGGGCCATCAGGTCCTGGGCCTGGCCTTCCGGGGTCGGACCTACAAGCTCCTGTTCGGCCACCGGGGCGCCAATCAGCCCGTCAAGGACGAACCCCTCCGCAAAGTCCTGATCACGACCCAGAACCACGGCTTTGCCGTCGATCCCGACAGCCTGCCTCCGGAGGTCGTCCCGACCCACTGGCACCTCAACGACGGGACCCTCGAAGGCTTCCGCCACCGGGACCTGCCTATCATCGCCGTCCAGTTCCACCCCGAGGCCTCGCCGGGGCCCCACGATGCCCTGTACCTCTTTGATGAATTCATCCAAATGGTCCGCGCTCAGGATAACGTGTCGGACCACAGACCACAGACCACAGACCACAGACCATAG
- the ubiG_2 gene encoding Ubiquinone biosynthesis O-methyltransferase: MEAPTLNGSLHATLVAMSQAPRLYRWIWDELRPYVGRVVLEIGAGLGYFTEQMARLPGRVVYATDIDSTLLSVLTERLGHWPHVFVSFHDATRVFTPPDGNRPDTVLCLNVLEHIEDDVKALRGIYGSLAPGGHLLLLVPAHPWLYGTVDRAIGHFRRYPKRDLLSKLRATGFQVVRLWPFNPLGIVGWWWQGKVRRGTRLEPWQTRWFDRLVPIVRRVPVLRGGWVGLSWLVVARKPDET; the protein is encoded by the coding sequence ATGGAAGCGCCGACGCTGAACGGGTCGCTCCATGCGACGCTGGTGGCGATGAGCCAGGCGCCTCGTCTCTACCGGTGGATATGGGATGAGCTCCGGCCTTACGTCGGTCGGGTCGTCCTGGAGATCGGGGCCGGCCTGGGGTACTTTACCGAGCAGATGGCGCGTTTGCCGGGCCGGGTCGTTTACGCGACCGACATCGACTCGACCCTGTTAAGCGTCCTGACCGAGCGCTTGGGTCACTGGCCCCACGTCTTTGTCTCGTTCCATGATGCGACGCGGGTCTTCACGCCCCCCGATGGGAATCGGCCGGACACGGTCCTGTGCCTGAACGTCCTGGAACACATCGAGGACGACGTGAAAGCCTTAAGGGGCATCTACGGGTCCCTGGCTCCGGGGGGGCACCTCTTGCTCCTCGTGCCGGCGCATCCGTGGCTGTACGGGACCGTCGACCGGGCCATCGGTCACTTTCGCCGGTATCCGAAAAGGGACCTCCTTTCCAAGCTGAGGGCGACCGGGTTCCAGGTGGTCCGTCTGTGGCCCTTCAATCCTTTAGGAATCGTCGGCTGGTGGTGGCAGGGGAAGGTCCGGCGGGGGACGCGGCTCGAACCCTGGCAGACCCGCTGGTTCGACCGCCTCGTGCCGATCGTCCGCCGGGTCCCGGTCCTGCGGGGCGGGTGGGTCGGCCTTTCGTGGCTGGTCGTGGCCCGCAAGCCGGATGAAACCTGA
- the tolC gene encoding Outer membrane protein TolC, producing the protein MRSMRWFILSFGLLVVWTGTVRLATAQTAAPAPSVVPVRLSDLIRSALQKNLDLQLARLQPEFAEATVYQESAPFQPQLTANFLADSAQNPSASVLAGAPVVEQRRTNMSLGFSQRIAWGTQIAINMNQNRTSTNSLFASLNPQYNSGLSIQVTQPLLRGFGPWNAQANLRAAEKRHQQSLQAFEEAQMDLLLQVVQAYWDLVFAQKNLEVQKNSLALAEKLLRDTEVQIEVGVKAPIERTAAQAEVAARRQNVVTATNLLQAATDRLKALVEAIEGLMHRPGEVWQPMDEPPVPTPPDTLETYIEAAFRERPQLVAVQAQLDAAQYQYRAALNQRLPQLNLVAAYSWAGLGGDQRILDFSRGITNATVLRVIPGSALDSLHQVLAGKYPTWSIGFQLAWPLKDSATRGLLLQTEAQLQTARIELERQRQNIVLQVRNAYRDLIAAQQSYEAAQASVRLQREKLDAEQKKLELGLSTNFIVLQYQNDLAVAEQQLLQAQVNYAKAWAQLQRAIGRFRPEQVLQMYANLRPAGESQ; encoded by the coding sequence ATGCGTTCGATGCGGTGGTTCATTTTATCCTTCGGACTTCTCGTGGTTTGGACGGGTACCGTCAGGCTGGCGACGGCCCAGACGGCGGCTCCGGCGCCGTCGGTCGTCCCCGTCCGCTTGAGCGACCTCATCCGGTCGGCCCTTCAGAAAAATCTGGACCTCCAGCTGGCCCGTCTCCAGCCGGAGTTCGCCGAGGCGACCGTCTATCAGGAGAGCGCGCCCTTTCAGCCCCAACTGACGGCGAACTTCCTGGCCGACAGCGCCCAGAACCCGAGCGCCTCCGTCCTGGCGGGCGCTCCCGTCGTCGAGCAACGGCGGACGAACATGAGTCTGGGCTTCAGCCAGCGGATCGCCTGGGGGACGCAGATCGCCATCAACATGAACCAGAATCGCACGTCTACAAACAGCCTCTTTGCTTCCCTGAACCCCCAGTACAACAGCGGCCTGTCCATCCAGGTGACCCAGCCCCTCCTGCGGGGCTTCGGCCCGTGGAACGCCCAGGCGAACCTGCGGGCCGCCGAGAAGCGGCACCAGCAGAGCCTCCAGGCCTTCGAGGAGGCCCAGATGGACCTGCTCCTCCAGGTCGTCCAGGCCTACTGGGACCTGGTCTTCGCCCAGAAGAACCTGGAGGTCCAGAAGAACTCCCTGGCCCTGGCCGAGAAGCTCCTTCGGGACACGGAGGTCCAGATCGAGGTCGGCGTCAAGGCGCCCATCGAGCGGACGGCCGCCCAGGCGGAGGTCGCCGCCCGCCGGCAAAACGTCGTGACGGCGACGAACCTGCTCCAGGCGGCGACCGACCGGCTGAAGGCCCTCGTCGAGGCCATCGAGGGCCTGATGCACCGGCCTGGCGAGGTCTGGCAACCGATGGACGAGCCGCCCGTCCCGACCCCGCCGGACACGCTGGAGACTTACATCGAGGCCGCCTTCCGGGAGCGACCCCAGTTGGTCGCCGTCCAGGCCCAGTTGGACGCCGCCCAGTACCAGTACCGGGCGGCCCTGAACCAGCGGCTCCCCCAGTTGAACCTGGTCGCCGCCTATAGCTGGGCGGGCCTCGGCGGGGACCAGCGGATTCTGGACTTCAGCCGGGGCATCACGAACGCCACGGTCCTGCGGGTCATCCCGGGAAGTGCTTTGGACTCGCTTCATCAGGTCCTGGCCGGGAAGTACCCGACGTGGTCCATCGGCTTTCAGCTGGCCTGGCCCTTGAAGGACTCGGCGACCCGGGGCCTCCTGCTCCAAACGGAGGCCCAACTCCAGACGGCCCGCATCGAGCTGGAGCGCCAGCGGCAGAACATCGTCCTCCAGGTCCGGAACGCCTACCGGGACCTGATTGCGGCCCAGCAAAGCTACGAGGCGGCCCAGGCTTCCGTCCGGCTCCAGCGGGAAAAGTTGGACGCCGAGCAGAAGAAGCTGGAGCTCGGCCTGAGCACGAACTTCATCGTCCTACAGTATCAAAACGACCTGGCCGTGGCCGAACAGCAACTCCTCCAGGCCCAGGTCAACTACGCCAAGGCGTGGGCCCAGCTCCAGCGGGCCATCGGCCGATTCCGGCCCGAGCAGGTCCTCCAGATGTATGCGAACCTGCGCCCGGCCGGGGAATCTCAGTAG
- the dpp5_3 gene encoding Dipeptidyl-peptidase 5 — MRRVSYRRWRYLLGLTLIGWGGAVLSAAAPPASKSLTIDDVLQYRPVSRAVLSPDGRAIAFVVARADLKENLFNTDVWIVATSPGASPVQLTNGPKRDENPKWSPDGRRLAFLSNRDGKMQIWLIAPTGGEATRLTDSPTDVADFEWSPDGSKIAYIAPEPESEAEKKRKEEEGDYTVVDQEFKRNRLYVIDVATKETRNLTPDAPYHVRSVDWSPDGRLLAFSAQPTPKVPDNFATDVYVVPADGSAPPQKVVDRPGLDTNPRWSPDGRWIAFESGDGKVDWTGNTYICLVSPTGGDIRNVTRSFDEEIQDFLWSPDGRWIYFLAGQGVGNAVFAVEVSGGRVVRLPSDEDVYTSVSLSRDGRTMAFLRQDPLNPPDVHVAAVTVRDGRPRWGDVRRVTDMNPQLREFALGAVETVRWKSTDGLEVEGLLVKPVGFEPGRRYPLLVVVHGGPAGVFNRSFSLRRGVYPIQVFANEGYLLFLPNPRGSGAYGERFRKMNFRDWGGKDFEDILSGVQALIDRGLADPDRMGIMGWSYGGYMTAWVITQTDRFKAASVGAGVTDLFSMFGTTDIPPFMVNHFGKPPWEDKAIYLERSALYHVEKARTPTLIQHGDKDLRVPTLQSWELYTALKMRGVPVQFVLYPRQGHGIEEPRLLRAAMRHNLEWFDRWLKGQEVKATGRSADGQVEK; from the coding sequence ATGAGGCGGGTGTCCTATCGTCGGTGGCGATACCTTTTGGGGCTGACCCTGATCGGGTGGGGCGGGGCCGTCCTATCGGCCGCCGCTCCGCCGGCCTCAAAGTCCCTCACGATTGATGATGTCCTGCAGTATCGCCCCGTCAGTCGGGCCGTCCTGTCACCAGACGGTCGGGCCATCGCCTTCGTCGTGGCCCGGGCCGACCTGAAGGAAAACCTCTTCAACACGGACGTCTGGATCGTCGCCACGTCGCCGGGCGCCTCGCCCGTCCAGCTCACGAACGGGCCCAAGCGGGATGAGAACCCGAAGTGGTCGCCCGACGGACGTCGCCTGGCCTTCTTGTCGAACCGGGACGGCAAAATGCAGATCTGGTTGATTGCGCCGACCGGCGGAGAGGCGACCCGTCTGACCGATTCGCCGACCGACGTCGCCGACTTCGAGTGGTCCCCCGACGGGTCGAAGATCGCCTACATCGCGCCTGAGCCTGAAAGCGAGGCTGAAAAGAAACGCAAGGAAGAGGAGGGCGACTACACGGTCGTGGACCAGGAATTCAAGCGGAATCGTCTGTACGTGATCGATGTCGCTACTAAGGAGACCCGCAATCTGACGCCGGACGCGCCGTACCACGTGCGTTCGGTCGACTGGTCCCCGGACGGCCGGCTCCTGGCCTTTTCGGCCCAGCCGACGCCCAAGGTGCCGGACAACTTTGCGACGGACGTCTACGTCGTCCCGGCCGACGGGTCGGCGCCGCCTCAAAAGGTCGTGGACCGGCCGGGCCTCGACACGAATCCCCGGTGGTCGCCGGACGGCCGGTGGATCGCCTTCGAGTCGGGCGACGGCAAGGTCGACTGGACGGGCAACACTTACATCTGTCTCGTCTCCCCGACAGGCGGAGACATTCGAAACGTCACCCGGTCGTTTGACGAGGAAATTCAGGACTTCCTGTGGTCGCCCGACGGTCGGTGGATTTACTTCCTGGCCGGCCAGGGAGTCGGCAACGCCGTCTTCGCCGTAGAGGTCTCCGGCGGGCGGGTCGTCCGTCTACCCTCGGACGAAGACGTCTACACGTCCGTGAGCCTGTCTCGGGACGGTCGCACGATGGCCTTCCTCCGGCAGGACCCCCTGAATCCGCCCGACGTGCACGTGGCCGCCGTGACGGTCCGGGACGGACGACCCCGATGGGGCGACGTCCGGCGGGTCACCGACATGAATCCCCAGCTCCGGGAGTTTGCCCTCGGGGCCGTCGAGACCGTCCGATGGAAGAGTACGGACGGCTTAGAGGTCGAAGGTCTGCTCGTGAAGCCCGTCGGGTTTGAACCGGGCCGGCGGTATCCCCTGCTGGTCGTCGTCCACGGGGGGCCGGCCGGTGTGTTCAACCGGTCCTTCAGCCTCCGGCGGGGCGTCTACCCGATTCAGGTCTTTGCCAACGAGGGCTACCTCCTGTTCCTGCCGAATCCCCGGGGGAGCGGAGCGTACGGCGAGCGGTTCCGCAAGATGAACTTCCGGGACTGGGGCGGCAAGGATTTCGAAGACATCCTGAGCGGCGTGCAGGCCCTCATCGACCGGGGCCTGGCCGACCCGGACCGGATGGGCATCATGGGCTGGAGCTACGGGGGCTACATGACGGCCTGGGTCATCACGCAAACCGACCGCTTCAAGGCCGCCTCCGTCGGGGCCGGCGTGACGGACCTCTTCAGCATGTTCGGGACGACCGACATCCCGCCCTTCATGGTGAACCACTTCGGGAAGCCCCCGTGGGAGGACAAGGCCATTTACTTGGAGCGGTCGGCCCTCTATCACGTCGAGAAGGCCCGGACTCCGACGCTGATCCAGCACGGCGACAAGGACCTGCGGGTCCCGACGCTTCAGTCGTGGGAGCTTTACACGGCCCTGAAGATGCGGGGCGTGCCCGTTCAGTTCGTCCTCTACCCCCGGCAGGGCCACGGCATCGAGGAGCCCCGCCTGCTCCGGGCCGCCATGCGGCACAACCTGGAGTGGTTCGACCGGTGGCTGAAGGGACAGGAGGTCAAGGCGACAGGCAGGTCGGCCGATGGGCAGGTAGAGAAATAG
- the mtnD gene encoding Acireductone dioxygenase codes for MRRRSWVFGCLVGLVLGWMLGHSGRPQDTSGPAHLVPLSEAAFYESPDGKTLMGLWLGPQQGHSNVRLHVGYGVFRPGAQVAEHVHTDSHEILFVLRGRGRLTLNGTERVVEAPMAIFIPAGTTHAFMNDGKETLHAVQVYDPAGPEARFTRWTRRPPETLRGSDIRP; via the coding sequence ATGCGTCGTCGGTCCTGGGTCTTCGGATGCCTCGTCGGCCTAGTCCTGGGCTGGATGCTGGGTCACTCGGGGCGTCCTCAAGACACTTCGGGTCCGGCACACTTGGTACCCCTGTCCGAGGCGGCCTTCTACGAGAGTCCCGACGGTAAGACCCTGATGGGCCTCTGGCTGGGTCCCCAGCAGGGCCACTCGAACGTCCGGCTCCACGTCGGATACGGCGTGTTCCGACCGGGTGCGCAGGTCGCCGAGCACGTCCACACGGATTCTCACGAAATCCTGTTCGTCCTGCGGGGGCGGGGCCGCCTGACGCTGAACGGGACGGAGCGGGTCGTCGAGGCGCCGATGGCGATCTTCATCCCCGCCGGCACGACGCATGCCTTCATGAACGACGGCAAGGAGACCCTCCACGCCGTCCAAGTCTATGACCCGGCCGGCCCGGAGGCCCGCTTCACCCGGTGGACCCGCCGACCGCCCGAGACTCTCCGCGGGTCCGACATCCGACCGTAA
- the ylmB gene encoding N-formyl-4-amino-5-aminomethyl-2-methylpyrimidine deformylase, translating into MGEDVRAYAESQRATFERFLRELVEIPTVSADPARKGDIQRCAETAAELIRSLGGQASLWPTSGNPIVFGRFERGPDYPGLAFYNHLDVQPADEPEWKSDPFRLRVEDGRYIGRGATDDKGPAVTCLLAAKYAYDRGLPLNFYFIWELEEEIGSPNFEEGLQAHRSEVRVRSVFVSDSIWISRDRPSVDYGLRGLQGATLYLRTAEVDAHSGVTGGAAPNPVAELCRILMACFDPVTGEVKIPHFYDDVVPPTEEELDDFVRSGFDVERFRKTYGFRWLRTEDPRELLKRIWAWPTFEVHGIAGGYQGPGIKTVIPHWAEAKVSMRLVPNQVPEKVFQLLADYVRQLNPFVEVRPHGSLAPYVGEFKGPHADALRRAVRRALGTEPAFIREGGSIGAVLTMKKLLDVPILMMGLSLPEHGYHAPNEYFDWDQARRGIEVFNYYFEELVQLYR; encoded by the coding sequence ATGGGCGAGGACGTGCGTGCGTACGCCGAGTCTCAACGGGCGACCTTCGAGCGGTTCTTGCGGGAACTCGTCGAGATCCCGACCGTCAGCGCCGACCCGGCCCGGAAGGGGGACATTCAGCGATGCGCCGAGACGGCCGCCGAGCTGATTCGGTCCCTGGGCGGTCAGGCCAGCCTCTGGCCGACGTCGGGGAACCCCATCGTATTCGGTCGGTTCGAACGGGGGCCGGACTATCCGGGCCTGGCGTTTTACAATCACCTGGACGTCCAGCCGGCCGACGAGCCGGAGTGGAAGTCGGACCCCTTCCGGCTTCGGGTCGAGGACGGCCGCTACATCGGTCGGGGGGCGACGGACGACAAGGGGCCGGCCGTGACGTGCCTGCTGGCGGCCAAGTATGCCTATGACCGGGGCCTCCCCTTGAACTTCTACTTTATCTGGGAGCTGGAAGAAGAAATCGGGAGTCCGAACTTTGAAGAGGGCCTACAGGCGCATCGGTCGGAGGTCCGGGTCCGGTCCGTCTTTGTCTCGGACAGCATCTGGATCTCCCGGGACCGGCCGTCGGTCGACTACGGTCTGCGGGGCCTGCAGGGGGCGACCCTGTACCTTCGGACGGCCGAGGTGGACGCTCACTCGGGCGTCACCGGCGGGGCGGCCCCGAATCCCGTCGCCGAGCTGTGCCGTATCCTGATGGCATGCTTCGACCCCGTGACCGGCGAGGTCAAGATCCCGCACTTTTATGACGACGTCGTCCCCCCGACGGAGGAGGAGCTGGACGACTTCGTGCGGTCCGGCTTTGACGTCGAGCGTTTCCGGAAGACCTACGGCTTCCGGTGGCTCCGGACGGAAGATCCCAGGGAGCTCCTCAAGCGGATCTGGGCCTGGCCGACGTTCGAGGTCCACGGCATCGCCGGCGGCTATCAGGGACCCGGCATCAAGACGGTCATCCCCCACTGGGCCGAGGCGAAGGTCAGCATGCGGCTGGTCCCGAACCAGGTCCCCGAGAAGGTTTTCCAGCTCTTGGCCGACTACGTGCGTCAGTTGAATCCCTTCGTGGAGGTCCGGCCCCACGGGTCGCTGGCCCCGTATGTCGGGGAGTTCAAGGGCCCTCATGCGGATGCCCTCCGGCGGGCCGTCCGGCGGGCATTGGGTACCGAGCCGGCCTTCATCCGGGAGGGCGGCTCCATCGGGGCCGTCCTGACGATGAAGAAGCTCCTGGACGTGCCCATCCTGATGATGGGCCTGAGCCTGCCCGAGCACGGCTATCACGCCCCCAACGAGTACTTCGACTGGGACCAGGCCCGGCGGGGCATCGAGGTCTTCAACTACTACTTTGAGGAGCTCGTCCAGCTGTATCGGTAG
- the aldHT gene encoding Aldehyde dehydrogenase, thermostable, translating to MERYKNYIGGEWVDPVGGEYFEDRNPADTRELIGLFPKSSREDVDKAVAAAREAYKKWRLVPPPKRAEILYRVAQRLVELKETIARDMTRENGKVLEETRGDVQEAIDMGFFIAGEGRRLHGYTTTSELPDKMAFCIRVPVGVAVVITAWNFPMAVPSWKIFPALVCGNTVIFKPSEETPLTAHHFVKVFEECGLPPGVLNLVHGFGPEAGQALCEHPGTDILAFTGSTEVGRLIAEIGARGYKRVSLEMGGKNPIIVMDDADLDLAVQGCIWGAFGTSGQRCTAASRLIVHKAVYTKFLDAFVERAKALRVGNGLDPQTQMGPIINEAQLRKVEHYVELGKQEGARLMCGGYRLTDGDLKYGYFYAPTVFADVHPSMKIAQDEIFGPVVCVIPFETLDEAIEIANGVRYGLSSAIYTRDVRNAMVAVRELQAGITYVNAPSIGAEIHLPFGGVKQTGNGHREGGTQVLDIFSEWKAVYIDYSGRLQRAQIDTERLVQLGD from the coding sequence ATGGAGCGGTACAAGAACTACATCGGCGGTGAATGGGTCGACCCCGTCGGCGGGGAGTACTTCGAGGACCGGAATCCCGCCGACACGCGGGAGCTCATCGGTCTGTTCCCCAAGTCGTCTCGGGAAGACGTCGACAAGGCCGTGGCGGCCGCCCGAGAGGCCTACAAGAAATGGCGGCTCGTCCCGCCGCCCAAGCGGGCTGAGATCCTCTACCGGGTCGCCCAGCGGCTCGTCGAGCTGAAGGAGACCATCGCCCGGGACATGACCCGGGAAAACGGCAAGGTCCTCGAGGAGACCCGGGGTGACGTCCAGGAGGCCATCGACATGGGCTTCTTCATCGCCGGGGAGGGCCGTCGCCTCCATGGCTACACGACGACGTCCGAGCTTCCCGACAAGATGGCCTTTTGCATCCGGGTCCCCGTCGGCGTGGCCGTCGTCATCACGGCCTGGAACTTCCCGATGGCCGTCCCGTCCTGGAAGATCTTCCCGGCCCTCGTGTGCGGCAATACGGTCATCTTCAAGCCCTCCGAGGAGACGCCCCTGACGGCCCATCACTTCGTGAAGGTCTTTGAAGAATGCGGCCTGCCGCCGGGCGTCTTGAACCTTGTCCACGGCTTCGGCCCCGAGGCGGGCCAGGCCCTCTGCGAGCACCCCGGGACGGACATCCTGGCCTTCACGGGCTCGACGGAAGTCGGACGCCTGATCGCCGAGATCGGCGCCCGGGGCTACAAGCGGGTCTCCCTCGAGATGGGCGGCAAGAATCCCATCATCGTCATGGACGATGCCGACCTGGACCTGGCCGTCCAGGGTTGCATCTGGGGCGCTTTCGGGACGAGCGGCCAGCGGTGCACGGCCGCCAGCCGTCTGATCGTCCATAAAGCCGTCTACACGAAGTTCCTGGACGCCTTTGTCGAACGGGCGAAGGCCCTGCGGGTCGGCAACGGCCTGGACCCCCAGACCCAGATGGGGCCCATCATCAACGAGGCCCAGCTTCGGAAGGTCGAGCACTACGTCGAGCTCGGTAAGCAGGAGGGCGCCCGGCTGATGTGCGGCGGCTACCGGCTGACGGACGGCGACCTGAAGTACGGCTACTTCTACGCCCCGACGGTCTTTGCCGACGTCCATCCCTCGATGAAGATCGCCCAGGACGAGATCTTCGGCCCCGTCGTCTGCGTCATCCCCTTCGAGACGCTCGACGAGGCCATCGAGATCGCCAACGGCGTCCGCTACGGGTTGTCGTCGGCCATCTACACGCGGGACGTCCGAAATGCCATGGTCGCCGTCCGGGAACTGCAGGCCGGGATCACGTACGTCAATGCGCCGTCCATCGGGGCCGAGATTCATCTGCCCTTCGGCGGCGTCAAGCAGACGGGCAACGGCCATCGGGAGGGCGGCACACAGGTCCTGGACATCTTCTCGGAATGGAAGGCCGTCTACATCGATTACAGCGGCCGCCTCCAGCGGGCCCAGATCGACACGGAACGTCTGGTCCAGCTGGGCGACTGA